The Carassius auratus strain Wakin unplaced genomic scaffold, ASM336829v1 scaf_tig00214358, whole genome shotgun sequence DNA window CTGTTTTCACAATCACATTGTGTTCATGtgattaaacattaaatgtaaatgttgaagACGGTTACTATTGATAAAAAAATCTGGttttcaagaaagaaagaaaaatactgtAGAAATTTGCACAAATAGTGCACACAGCAaacctttcctttcctttccatcCTTTCTTTCTTACTCATACTCAAACACTCATACTCGTTACTCATGAGCATCATGAATTATCTCTCTGTTCTGCTTTCTTTCTGGCTCCTCCTTGAAATCTTTTCCTGTGCAGTTAAATATGTCCTGACAGCATCTCAGCATCACATTCAGTCAGCATTATCTCGTGCTCCAGTGATGAAGGTTGTGCTTTTTCTCCTCTCATTCACATTGTGTCTGAAGTCTTCCTGTGTCCTGGCGAAGACTTTGGAGTTCTTCATCGCAGCAGTGGAAACTAAGTGGGAATATGTGTTTACAGACACAGCAGATCCTACTGCAAACCAGAGGTgggcatttttattattatgcacatGCTTTCAAATTATTGCTACGAACAAAGATTTATTATACAACTTTATGTCATTTATTATACATAGTCTATGAAATGTTGTAATAGTGTTCTCAAAACACCACAGTGTTCGAACAATGGTGTTTTATCACCAGGAGATCCTGCAGTTAGATACGGTCAGTGTCATTCATAGCTTGATTGATTGTTTTAGTGATCAGAAGCCtgactattatttatatttcatatattctcGTAGTGATTTTCAGTCCATGAATTACAGGCGGTCAGAACAAACACGCTTTGATTTGGTGCTTTCAGAACTGAATGTGATAACAGTTCAAGCTCATTAGTGTGAAACCGCAGCAGATCATTTGCTGAATATGCATATCTGTTGCAACCATGTATACTATTTCATAAGACAAAACATTCTGTAAGTACTACaagtactatttaaaaaaaaatgcaatgcctGGTTTAATTATTAGAGGAAAAGTtcagctaaaaatgaaaatttgctgaaaatgtagcctACTCACCCTCAGTTTGTTTCTTTACGGGGACAGACTTGGGGAAATGTAGGGAAATGTAGCATTCATGTAGccgtgagagtccaaacagctgataaaaacatcacagtaaaccACCAGTAATCCACATAACTCCAGTTAACATCTTgttaagtgaaaagctgtgtgtttgtaagaaacaaatctatcattactCACCCGCAAGTCTTCCTAGGTGTATTTGACTTCATTCTTTAagacgaatccagttggagttatattaaaaatggtctttgcTCTTTCAAGGTGTTTCATggcactcagcaggtgttgcatgcatcagtccaaaagaagttaaagggggggtgaaatgctcgttttcactcaatatcctgttaatcttgagtacctatagagtagtactgcatccttcataactccaaaaagtctttatttttattatatttaaaagagaaagatagtctgtaccgatttttcccggaaaaacacgagcgcctagaggcgtgacgtgtgggcggagctaaagaatcacgagcgccagtaggcttttgagttgagagcatgtggaagctgtgacacagatccagaggctgaaatttaacaagagcagcatcagcaaaggcggtatgctatgtggtatatactgaaactgtatatatttgcttagcggttttggaaaatgactaagttccactttatgtcgtattttttttttttttttaagctgtacatgtggaaagtgcagtttgatgacaacatcgcatgttgtttacttgatgtgcttacgggctgatagctaagttaacaacacagagatatttgaagcagttttactcaccgcatgcgcccttgtcaaaaaatcctaaaggattccagtaagaaaactgtacaggattctaattggattttctatcatattttggaaCCGTTCCTACAGGATTCTGACAGGATTAGTCTTGTAGGACAAGACATAAATATCCTGTAGGATCATTCCTATAGGATTTTAATGGGATCCAGTTGGGTGAAAATGGTTCGTTTGGGATGCAGCTCAGATAAGTATCATTATTTCTTCCTTTTACGTGTCTTTCAATAAACTTTTAACAAGTAAAACAACGTTAATCACTCAATTTCTCAGCTTCCTTGCCTGACCGTTACCGTTCAAATTATGCACGCTACAGTGTCACGCGCATTCAGATTTCTTAAAGGGGAAGCTTCACGCAAAAACCATTATAGATGTTTGTGTTTCTATGAATTCTTAGtcaaatgtaatacatttgaACTTATTCagatattatatcatttaaaatatttgccttactgtattatgatttttttttacatatatatttgtgtatatgtaggctgcatttttatgggttacaagtacacacacacacacacacacacagtgctaatCTAAAAAAGTAAAGTTactcttaaaaagtaattaacagaatcaaataagatcctacaggacaaagtgaatttccattaaaaaatcacaatgtccaatacaaatcaatagaagatcacatgaaaaaattaaatcccattcaattaaacacaatgtccaataagattctaaacatcaaataaaatcctacaggacaaactgaaattccattaaaatcaatcagaatgtccaataggattctaagagtccagtaagatccaataggacaaagtgaaattccattaaaatcaatcagaatgtccaatagcaTTCTAAGAGTCCAGtaagatccaataggacaaagtgaaattccattaatatcaatcagaatgtccaataggattctaagaatcaagtaggatccaataggacaaagtgaaattccaataggattttttgacaagggcggttccaacacacgatcgtgacccttttccgttgggactgcattatccttaagaaataaacgatgtgcaatccgaaatgcagggaacaaacaaaaacacttgcacaactccgttgatgctctgtaaaaataaactccatccactggtcccttaatgctgtttctcttttggtaatctgtgcagggttgtcttgccctggcaaccaaaaacacacttcttttgtgacttttcgcgacgctctcgctctgatcaggctgtgctcagcctctctcagtgctctgctatactggagcgcacactcttccggcagaagagcgcgccctcaggacccatataaggaaattccgctccatctaacgtcacacagagccatactcgaaaaaaactttctgaaacttgtgacaaaccggaagaggttttttggaacaaaaatactcctttaaacgtacaacttaatttttgaaactttgtccatgtttagcatgggaatccaactctttaacagtgtaaaaaactcagtatgcatgaaatagcatttcaccccccctttaaataaaatgtgcccatccttaaaaaaaagtgtctcacacagccaGTTGTACACAGAAGCGGCTCTGGGCTGATGACATATGGGGTCAGCGTTGCACATGCGCCAGTAAGACTCTTGAAAACCAACGTTTATTAACatgagcaaaggaagcaaagtttccttactttaggaAAGCCAGTCTCCTCTTgtcttatatcgaaatcctccgacattcctctttacaaatccttgttttctagtgactgttattttgttttgatcTGTCCACTGTGCTTCCACGTGCATCACTTCTGAGCGGTGCATGCACATAGCCGTCCTCCAAACGTCATCCGCACAGAACTGCTTCTGTTTACAactgtgagcgcaagctagattaaagtgattattatgttttaaatatagatattaaacacacacacacacacacacacacatcgatttgctacagaaggcctttgttcaccttttttaaatttcttttggGCTGATGCATGCAGCACCCGgtgagtggcattaaacagcttaaaagatcaaagacttgtggattacttgtggatcactgtgatgtttttatcagctgtttggactctaattctgatggcacccatgcattcactacagaggatccattgagcaagtgatttaatgctacatttctccaaatctattcccatgaagaaacaaatgtatctacatcttggatgacctgaggatgagtagttttttagcagccattcatttttgagtgaactattcctttaaacatttAGCAATGAATTGCTAACTATAATGAATTAAGAAAGTTGCACTGTATTATTTTGCATTGgtttgtattgtaaaaatgtttagtAACTGCATAATAATTCCTTACAGGAAATTTGCATCTGGTGTCCAGAAATATATCAAGGCTGTATATACAGAATACACTGATTCCACTTTTACAACACCAAAGTCCAAACCTCCATGGGCTGGTCAGTATAAACGTATACATTTCTGTttcttagaagaaaaaaaaaaaaaactaaatgaacagAATGTTTAATGATCTGTTTCAGGTATTCAAGGCCCGACTATCAGAACAGTGGTGAACGACAGGGTTGTGGTGCACTTCAAAAACTTTGCATCACAATTTTTCAGTATTTCTCCCATCGGCATTCCATACTGGAAACAATCGGAAGGTAAATCTGCCAGAATGGAATTTGCATTCATCTCTTTGAAATTCTatttactcttaaaaataaactttattgcattcgtggttccatgaagaacctttaacatccatgtgATCTCTCCATTCCAcagaaggttctttatagtgaaataagattctttatattattaaaatgttttttttttttttttttacaattgctaatttaaatgttttattgctgCAATAAAAACCCCGATTGGAATGTAGATAATTTAATTCTAGATTGTCTGACTTTTACCGCATTAAACAAGTTGTTTATAAAATGAACATCATTATATGAATTGTTTTGAATTCTGATTTGAAACACTGGAGATACTGATAAATTCCAGACTGTGTAAAATACATGTGATTTCCCGTATAAACTCAACATATAGTAAGTTCGGGCTTGCCCAGCAAAACAAAAGCAATAACCTGTGACATGCAGCAATATTCTGCTGGGTTTGAAGATTGTGTAAAGATAAACCTCAACAtccttctgttttttttgtttactgcagGCGCAGGGTACGAGGACTCTAGTTCTCCTCAGGAGCGAGCGGATGATGCAGTGCCTCCTGGTGGTTACTACAAGTACGTGTGGGACATTTCCCCCAGTTCCGGGCCAACCACATCAGATCCAGACTGTCTCACCTACATCTACTCATCACAGGTGGACATCGTCCGAGATTTCAACAGCGGGCTCGTCGGGGCTCTCCTGATCTGTAAGACAGGTGTGACTCTGTTGCTTCTCGTTGGGATTTGTCaaatatattaagtcaaataTCACTGACACTTTGTACTAAATGAGAATGCGGGTAAATATGTCCTTTAAAATGTTCCTCTCTCAGAGGCTCTGACCGAGGAGAGACAGCGGAAGGCTCCGGAGTTCATTCTGCTTCTTGCTGTCTTTGATGAGAGTAAAAGTTGGTACCAGCAAGTGGGCCGAGCAGATAAACTGAAGAAAACATCCAGTCCAACCCAGTACCACACCATCAATGGATATATCAACTCAACATTACCAGGTGCAATCAGCCTCACCACACCTGAGCAGCGCCTGAGAAATGCATGAGATTTTTCTCTTTAcagttataatacatttaatgcaaaaagtatattaaagtaaaaaataaattaatttttttctatgaaaaatataaatatatattaccaaAAGTTTGGCTTATAATTAAGATTTtaggaagtctcttctgctcactaaggctacgtctattgaataaaaaatacagtaaaaaacagtaatattatgaaatattattctaatttaaaatatatatttttatttgaatatgtttgaaaatttaagttttttttttgttgataaattgcagccttggtgagacttctgttaaaaaaaaaaacatttaaaactatttcaaactctttttttttgcacttggGTAGACATGTTCAATATAGGTCTATAAGATTTAACCCTGTACTATGTTGTATTGTACATGCTGTAATTCTCAAACCTTCATATtctgtaattattatttcattaggACTCACGGTGTGCCAGAAGAGCCCAGTGGTGTCCTGGCATCTTATTGGTCTTGGGTCAACCCCAGAGATCCACAGCATCCAGTTTGAAGGACACACCCTAAAGGTGTTCGACCATAAGCGGGTAACTGTAGACATGACGCCCATGACCTTCACTACAGCCCTGATGAAGCCGTCCGCTCCTGGAAAGTTTCTGATCTCTTGCAAGATCCACTCTCATCAGACAGGCAAGACTCTGCTCATACAATGTTAAAGGTTTCATATTTGTACTATCATAATAATAACCCTCCATCAGTACTTTGTAAGTAAGATTTATGAATACTTTTaatcagtaaggatgcattaaattgatcagaagtgtcagttaagatatttataatgttataaaaagagttctgttttaaataaatgctcttctattcatcaaagaatcacaaatcaaaagcagcacaacttttttcaacattgataataatatgcaaaccattatattagaatgacttctgcaTGACTTGATTAATGCTAAAAATTGTGGCTTTATGTTGCATCTTTTTATGCATGTTATATCTTTTTTAAATTGGATGTTTTAAGTAAAAGTGAAGCAAAATTTGCAATGACACAGTTTGATTAGCTTGCGATCGTGCAGGCTTTTTCTTGCACAATAAATTGTTTGTTTAATAAGGGGAAAGATTTAGGCCAAGATGACCTGAGAAATATGTACTTTGCACTTTGATGGTCTCGATGAATTTGCAAGGAGTTTGCTTTAGAACTGTGTGTAAATCATTGATGTTTCTCTAATGTTCGATTTATCTCTCTTCCCCAGCTGGGATGAATGCGTTCTTCACTGTGGATAACTGCCCTGATCCTGTGCTGGCCCCGATCCCAGACAAACGAAATGTCATACATACTGGgaacgaggaggaggaggaggaagacaaCATGTTTTCCATTGTGTTCAAGCAAGGAGGCCCTGTGTCAGTGCTTCGATCGAGTGCCAAGGGAAGACCTAAAGTGTGGGTTCACTACATCGCTGCAGAGGAGAAGGACTGGGACTATTCGTCTCAAAGCACCGACCGGTACGTCCTGATGTCCTGAGAAGAATGGTGTGAAACCGACTGAAACTAACGTTGATTTTCACGCTTCAGgccttcatcatcatcagcagTAGCAGAATCTGAGTGGTTCAGAAAAGGTCCTCAGCACTTAGGTGGCGTTTATAAGAAAGTGGCTTTCGTTGAGTATACTGACAAGACCTTTGCTGTGAAGAAAACCACTGGCAAAATGCTGATGGGCCCAGAGCTCAGAGGGGAAGTGGGAGACAAATTTCAGGTAGGGAATAGagatttaaacagaaaaacaaaacaaaaaaaacatttatttatcctTATGTTTacctgtataaatgtatttcttaatgtattaatgtaatgcTATATTCCTAAGTCATCTGATAGCTTTCTAAGAGAATTGTCTGTTGTTATTCACGAATTATCTTCCAATCAGATGAGTTCTTTAACAAGATAATTCTGGACAAGATAATTCACACTtcctttagatttttatttacgCAATGAAATGAGAGCAGTGACATCTCAGTgagattatcaaaaaaaaaaaaaaaatgtagttcgCACTAAAggtgcatggatgaattgttcacaataagatcaatcagacacatttaaaaaatatatactatttttCACTTTAAAGTGTTAAACTGAGACGATTAAatttgctgtgaattttttttttctcaaattcacTCTTTTGTATAtcttcatcagattttttttaaaaacatggcCAGTCGACCATTCAACATATATCCAAATGGCCTGACCAGCGTTCTGCCTTTGAAGAACACAAACAAGGGTACGAAGCATtgcttttcatgtttttttttctttcacattcaCGTGTAAGggaaaagtttattttatatatttattttatattatacacacacacacagtagaagCACAGCTACAGTATGCAGGAaatctttgaataaaagcatgtGCTAAATGTATAATTGTCAAACTATTTGCCTGAGACAACAGTCAATTATGCAGTTTAGTGTCATTATACACAATATAAGTGACAATACAATAAGTTCCCACAAGTTAACATTAGTTAGCGTAACAAAGACACAACACGATGAATGTAGcacttattagaaatgttatcATATTTGTTAGTATACTGTTTAGACATTTTACTtccatttgagttattttagtacttcaaggtaaatgaaacaaaaatgggAATGTTGTCTTCACAAATAGCTCAAATAAAAGAAGTTTGTTGTTATTTtactaacaaaaatgtttttttttaatgattttagttttagttaatgctATTAATGCTAATGTCAGATGTCAAGTTATTCTAGTAAACTGGATGAAAAAGCACTTTTAATGGGTTGAacttacttttctttctttctgggtTGAAGACAAACAGGTGGACCTCCGTTCTTTGGCCGTTCCCCCAGGTGAGATAATGACGTACCTCTGGAAACTGACAGCAGACGATGGACCCATGGAAGCCGACCCACGATGCCTTACGCGCTTATACCAGAGTACGGTGGATCCCGTTCGGGACGTGGCGTCTGGGCTGGTCGGACCCCTAATCATCTGCAAATCCCAATCTCTGGACAAAAGAGGCAAAGTGGTGAGAAGAGACTGACGTAGATCTGTTTATCTCAACTTAGActgactgggaaaaaaaaatgcatgtagcAAAAATGACGTTACGTTGCTTCTCGCACCTTTCGTGGCACATTCAAAGTGAAATGTCTAGTAAATAGTGCTAAAAGTTTCATCCAAAACAGATGAACATGATGTTTTATTACACTGGTTGTTGTACATATCATAACAGTTCTAGTTTTAAAATAACATACCACCTACTCTAAACCTCTCCAGTTACATAATCGACAGTGTTAATAAAAGCAAAAGTGAGATTAAAACACATTTGCTAAATAGTGTCACTTTAGCTTGCTTCTTTATTTCTTTGAGCTCTTTTTTCTTGATTTAACGGGAGTTGTACTTGAGCGCTTCTCATCACAAATGCAGTGCTGTACCGGCTGCGCTAACAAGCCAGTTTACTACAGTAGACAGTAGAGCTCTTTATGTGATGCACACATGAAATTGTAGTAGTTTATGGTGAATTGTTTGAGATCATAACATACTATTGTACAAGGAACCATGTGAAAATAAGCCTTTGTTAGCACTTAATCTGCCATATAATCATAATTTGCATGAAAAAGAATAAAACTTGTTTGTGTTTTCCTGCCACTAAAGTTCATTTCCGCTTGAAACTGcagtttcttttattttattttttattttttttatttttttattttccattgagCCTATGTTTGTTTATctgatggatgtatggatggatgaatggatgaattcattatttttaataataatatgttttcacAGTTAACTTCAGATAATGAGAAGAAGCTCCTGTTCACTGTGTTTGATGAAAACAGAAGCTGGTACTTTGAGGAGAACGTGAAAAAAAACAGTGAAGATCCAACTAAGATTGACCGCAACGATCCAGATTTCTACAATTCAAATGTCATGCACAGTGGGTGTGAACTTTTAACCTCTAGATATAAATTAATGGATAATCTGGGGTTGCTTTGGgtgtttgtattattatatgaaaACTGGAGTTAAATCCCTTTTTTTTTGTCCGTCTGTTTCAGCTGTTAACGGGTTCATGTTCAACCACCTACAATTCAGGATGTGTGTTGGTGATGTCATACTCTGGCACGTGGCGAATATTGGCATACAAAACAACTTCCTGTCAGTCTACTTCACGGGAAATATGTTTGAGAGGGATAAAACATATGGCACTGTCCTCACGCTCTTCCCGATGACTGGAGACACAGTGACCACTGAAGTGGAGATGCTaggtaaatgttaaatgtaaaaccattaagtgcccctattatgccatccTTTTTAcagttcctaatattgttttgggagtctccaacaataggtttacatgcatgcaaggtcaagaaacactttcattttctcaaattatgcatttaatatcacctcattttccaGCGATTCTCAGATGATTCATTTTATAGCAATTCAAAGAtccagtctctctaaacccctcctttctgtgagcctgctctgctctgattggtcaaatgGCCCAGTCTGTTATGATTGATTAGGCTGTTCAGAGTCGACTCTTAATTTTGGGAGAtgataactttatttattgtgcactttcagctttacaactttgcagatcatttacattcacatacagctacattacacactgcatgaaaggcaataaTGGGGCAacttaaaaacatgaaataagcatgacctgaaataaaacaaaatataatagaattatttaagttattttctataaatattattatattatttgttatagTACTTATTTAGTTTGAGCTGaactactaaaataactaaaactcaaataaaaatgaagaaaaaataccTAAATATACACTGCCGGGTCAAAAGTTAATATaatacttaaaacattttttataaaatttcacaatatgaatgtttaactgtatttatgatcaaataaacacagctgtAGTGAgaataaaagactttaaaaagatcttcaaaaactttataaaatatgaattgtTCCAAACGTTGGACCAgtagtgtatttaaaataataataataaaacttaaaataaataaaattataaaataccaattataatgttatttaaaaaacagcTTATAGCTGAActgaatttgtttcataattgattcaCAAAGTGAACTATACTGAACTGAAATTGACACTACTATCTTCTCTAGAGCTGCttcacagcaaaaaaataaaagttttcatacAGTAATTGATGAATTCTGCAactttattttcctgtttattaatgtGGAGACGCATTGAAACTATACAGTATATCTacagtatattgtatattttgaaaCAGAATTTTGTTTGGGGTGGAGCAAGTTattagtgaaatattatgaagacAAATACAAGAATCATTCGGTACTATATCGGGAACGTGTTTTAATATTATGTTCACATGTTTGCTGTTTGAACTTTGTAGGTGAATGGGAGGTCAGCGCATTTGATCCGTCTCTGAAACAGCGAGGCATGAGTGTTCGTTACACAGTTGTTAACTGTGAAAGAGTCCTTCCCCTGGTGGACAGCGAAGACTACGATGAAGAATTCGATTTCACTGAACAGGACTTCCCGATTCCACGAGGCACAATGGATAAGCACCGCACTATCGCCATTCGTGTGTGCCGAAACAGAACTGTGACGGACTCTGCGATTGGGCGAGTAAACACAAGCTCAGACAATGAGACACAAAACAGAAACCGTGTGTGTGAGATAAGATATATTCCCGTAAAGCAGGAAAATGATCTGGATGCCTTATCACAGGGCGGTATTCCACAGGATATTTTGGATCAACTGGATGGGGAGACAGGCGGAAATTCAGTGGAACGTCAGAAAAGGTCTCATTATGAATCTGAGTCTTTCAGATCAGTGGCAAATGAGATTGACCCTACAGTCCTATTAAATGCGACAGAAAACAAGGAATTAACAGGAGAACatcaaaaattaaacattaaaagcatACAATTGAATGAAGttgaacacaataaaacacatCGAACAAATGACCTATTACGAAAATTCctttttaaagataaaaaccTGTCAACTAAGCAACATCTAAATGGCTCTACGGAGGACAGGTCTGACAAATCGAGAAATCGAAGGGAGCTTTGCAGCGTCAGCAAAGACAAAGTAAATAAAGTGGATGCAAAAGTTCTGAGCAACAACGAGGTTCTGGAAGAATCTGGAAGTTCTGGTCCAAAGCAGGACAAGATGGAGGAAAGTCTGAATCTTCATAGCTATAACTACAAAGATCCAAAGAGGTTCCAACCAAATCTGGAACTGGTTTTGGAGCCAGTGTCAAATTCATCAGAAAACCAGACCCACGGCAGGAAATCACTGGCAAGTGACTATGACGATTATGGCGATGATGGGAGTGTTTTCGGTTTGGATCATCACGTTGAAGATAATGTCGGTATTAGGTCCACAGAATCAAGGTTCAGAAGCTACTACATCGCAGCAGAGGAAATCATGTGGGATTATGGGATCAATAAACCAGCTCAGCTCGTCAAACCAAGGTTAAAATAAGCTTTCTGATGTGCCACAACCACATTTTAGGCAATTTTAGTGAAATAAGCATGAcctgaaataaaacacaatataatacaattatttaagttattttctataaatattattatattatttgttatagTACTTATTTAGTTTGAGTTGaactactaaaataactaaacctcaaataaaaatgaataaaaaatacctAAAATTACACTGCCGGGTCAAAAGTTAATATAatacttaaaacatttttataaaatttcacaatatgaatgttttactgtatttatgatcaaataaatacagctgtagTGAGAATAAAAGACTTCAAAAAGATCttcaaaaactttataaaatatgaattgtTCCAAACGTTGGACCAgtagtgtatttaaaataataataataaaacttaaaataagtaaaaatctaaaaaccaattataatgttatttaaaaaacagcTCATAGTTTAActgaatttgtttcataattgatgcaCACAGTGAACTATACTGAACTGAAATTGACACTACTATCTTCTCTAGAGCTGCTTcacagcaaaaaaatataatttttcataattgatgaattcTGCAactttattttcctgtttattactgtgaagctgcatttaaactatacagtatatatatatatatatatatatatatatatatatatatatatatatatatatatatatatatatatatatatatatatatatatatattgtatattttaggcAATTTTAGTGGACGATTCCAAAATAATATAAGATATTGTATAAAAtcaaatttttgttgttgtcaaaTTGAATCAGATCCATTTAGTTGGTTGTATATAGTTAGTTGTAGAGCAAAAATTTCTTATAATCCTCAtcataaaaataatgtcacaaccacatttt harbors:
- the LOC113091914 gene encoding coagulation factor VIII-like produces the protein MKVVLFLLSFTLCLKSSCVLAKTLEFFIAAVETKWEYVFTDTADPTANQRKFASGVQKYIKAVYTEYTDSTFTTPKSKPPWAGIQGPTIRTVVNDRVVVHFKNFASQFFSISPIGIPYWKQSEGAGYEDSSSPQERADDAVPPGGYYKYVWDISPSSGPTTSDPDCLTYIYSSQVDIVRDFNSGLVGALLICKTEALTEERQRKAPEFILLLAVFDESKSWYQQVGRADKLKKTSSPTQYHTINGYINSTLPGLTVCQKSPVVSWHLIGLGSTPEIHSIQFEGHTLKVFDHKRVTVDMTPMTFTTALMKPSAPGKFLISCKIHSHQTAGMNAFFTVDNCPDPVLAPIPDKRNVIHTGNEEEEEEDNMFSIVFKQGGPVSVLRSSAKGRPKVWVHYIAAEEKDWDYSSQSTDRPSSSSAVAESEWFRKGPQHLGGVYKKVAFVEYTDKTFAVKKTTGKMLMGPELRGEVGDKFQIFFKNMASRPFNIYPNGLTSVLPLKNTNKDKQVDLRSLAVPPGEIMTYLWKLTADDGPMEADPRCLTRLYQSTVDPVRDVASGLVGPLIICKSQSLDKRGKVLTSDNEKKLLFTVFDENRSWYFEENVKKNSEDPTKIDRNDPDFYNSNVMHTVNGFMFNHLQFRMCVGDVILWHVANIGIQNNFLSVYFTGNMFERDKTYGTVLTLFPMTGDTVTTEVEMLGEWEVSAFDPSLKQRGMSVRYTVVNCERVLPLVDSEDYDEEFDFTEQDFPIPRGTMDKHRTIAIRVCRNRTVTDSAIGRVNTSSDNETQNRNRVCEIRYIPVKQENDLDALSQGGIPQDILDQLDGETGGNSVERQKRSHYESESFRSVANEIDPTVLLNATENKELTGEHQKLNIKSIQLNEVEHNKTHRTNDLLRKFLFKDKNLSTKQHLNGSTEDRSDKSRNRRELCSVSKDKVNKVDAKVLSNNEVLEESGSSGPKQDKMEESLNLHSYNYKDPKRFQPNLELVLEPVSNSSENQTHGRKSLASDYDDYGDDGSVFGLDHHVEDNVGIRSTESRFRSYYIAAEEIMWDYGINKPAQLVKPREMRRGMRKYFPAYKKVVFRAYQDRDFKHPVKRGELDEHLGIMGPVLKAESNDVLTVVFKNLASRPYSFHLHGVYDKMQGSFIPGTGPEGAKAEEVPGDPVPPGEERVYNWRVSRRQGPSASEFDCKAGAYYSNVNMEKDINSGLIGPVLICRPGTLRPRVLLQPDVTDFFLLFTTFDEKKSWYLDYNIRKFCTPPCQATVDDPWFEMSNKFAAINGYVSETLPGLIVEQYRTARWHLFNVGSQGEFHSVHFHGLPFGVRKSQEHRMGVFNLYPGVFGTVEMRPAIVGTWLIECTIGEHQMAGMRAKLMVYSPRCIQPLGMQSGWIDNKQITASDHYGNWKPGLARLELSGSINAWMGIGTNSWLQVDLLRPMLLHGIQTQGAKTSMGLSEYFTILYTISYSIDQENWTTYQGNSTKSSYTFSGNMDGSRVKENLFSPPIVGRYIRIHPLTFQKQPTLRIELLGCDLNSCSVPLGMERMMIPSSSISASSFLNKWLLSWSPDLARLHLKGRANAWRPKTNNPHEWLQVDFLSMKRVTGVVTQGARTGLKKMTVTEFTVSISSDGHRWTSVKEQGTDSEKIFEGNSEHDEEALNMFDPPLFTRFIRIHPKGWVNDIALRLEFLGCDTQQTL